The Acidobacteriota bacterium genome includes a region encoding these proteins:
- a CDS encoding PIN domain-containing protein, translating into MTEAFLDTSALLRFLIKDDSRKADAVEDLLRTAPEKGIALHILPVVLLEIVWVLEKVYRLERRAIRELLEAIVSTSEVKVMMEDVFLQAVKVYEEKNVKFADAVMGYWGLSQKLSKVFTYDEKDFRRIPGLTVCKPEWPVGR; encoded by the coding sequence ATGACTGAAGCCTTCCTCGACACCAGCGCACTGCTCCGGTTCCTGATCAAGGACGATTCCCGCAAGGCGGACGCCGTGGAGGACCTGCTGAGGACGGCGCCCGAGAAGGGGATCGCTCTCCATATCCTGCCGGTGGTCCTTCTCGAGATCGTCTGGGTCCTGGAAAAGGTCTACCGTCTTGAGAGGAGAGCAATCCGTGAACTCCTGGAAGCCATTGTCAGCACATCGGAGGTAAAGGTGATGATGGAGGACGTCTTCCTTCAGGCCGTCAAGGTGTACGAAGAGAAGAACGTGAAATTCGCCGATGCCGTGATGGGCTACTGGGGGCTCTCACAGAAGCTGTCCAAGGTTTTCACTTACGACGAGAAAGACTTCCGGCGCATTCCGGGCCTGACGGTGTGCAAACCAGAATGGCCTGTTGGAAGATGA
- a CDS encoding AbrB/MazE/SpoVT family DNA-binding domain-containing protein: MPSVKVLPKGQITLPKEFRKQFHILDGDTLIIEVEADRAILRKSKSLFDFKGALPDLGMSIDEIRDKALTLGAGDHD, translated from the coding sequence ATGCCTTCTGTAAAAGTTCTTCCTAAGGGTCAGATTACACTTCCGAAGGAATTTCGGAAACAATTCCATATTCTGGACGGGGACACCCTGATCATCGAGGTGGAAGCCGACCGTGCAATCCTGAGGAAAAGCAAGAGTCTCTTTGACTTCAAGGGAGCGCTGCCCGACTTGGGGATGAGCATCGACGAAATCCGGGACAAAGCCCTCACCCTCGGGGCCGGCGATCATGACTGA